The sequence tgtgtgtgtgtgtgtgtgtgtgtgtgtgtgtgtgtgtgtgtgtgtgtgtgtgtgtgtgtgtgtgtgtgtgtgtgtgtatgtatatacacactgctcaaaataaaataaaataaaaaataatatggGAACACAagacaatgtaactccaagtcaatcacacttctgtgaaatcaaactgtccacttaggaagcaacactgattgacaatacatttcacatgctgttgtgcaaatggaatagacaacaggtggaaattataggcaattagcacaacacccccaataaaggagtggttctgcaggtggtgaccacagaccacttctcagttcctatgcttcctggctgatattttggtcacttttgaatgctggcggtgctttcactctagtggtatcatgagacggagtctacaacccacacaagtggctctggtagtgcagctcatccaggatggcacatcaatgcgagctgtggcaagaaggtttccTGTGTCTGGctgcgtagtgtccagagcatggggGCTCTagcaggagacaggccagtacatcaggagacgtggaggaggccgtaggagggcaacaacccagcagcaggaccgctacctccacctttgtgcagggaggagcaggaggagcactgccagagccctgcaaaatgacctccatcAGGCcgcaaatgtgcatgtgtctgctcaaacggtcagaaacagactccatgaaggtggtatgagggcccgacgtccacaggtggggttgggcttacagcccaacaccgtgcaggacgtttggcatttgccagagaacaccaagattgggaaattcgccactggcgccctgtgctcttcacagatgaaagcaggttcacactgagcacgtgacagacgtgacagagtctggagacaccgtggagaacgttctgctgcctgcaacatcctccagcatgaccggtttggcagtgggtcagtcatggtgtggggtggcatttctttggggggccgcacagccctccatgtgctcgccagaggtagtctgactgccattaggtaccgggatgagatcctcagaccccttgtgagacaatatgctggtgcggttggccctgggttcctcctaatgcaagacaatgctagacctcgtgtggctggagtgtgtcagcagttactgccaagaggaaggcattaatgctatggactggcccgcccgttccccagacctgaatccaattgagcacatctgggacatcatgtctcgctccatccaccaacgctgcaccacagactgtccaggagttggatgctttagtccaggtctgggaggagatccctcaggagaccatccgccacctcatcaggagcatgcccaggcgttgtagggaggtcatacagacacgtggaggccacacacactactgagcctcatttagacttgttttaaggacattacatcaaagttggatcagcctgtagtgtggttttccacattaattttgagtgtgattccaaatccagacctccatgggttcataaatttgatttccattgataatttgtgtgattttgttgtcagcacattcaactatgtaaagaaaagtatttaataagaatatttcattcattcagatctaggatgtgttattttagtgttccctttatttttatatatatatatttattagaGAGATAgagttttatttaactaggcaagccagttaaattcctatttacaatgacggcctaccctggccaaacacggacaacgctgggccaattgtgcgccgtcctatgggacggccggaaccaggtactgtagtgacgcctcttgcactgagatgcagtgccttagaccgctgcgccactcgggagcccctatgtgtgtatatatataaacacatcatatatatctatatataaaaCATATCTATTTTCCGGACTCTGATATAGCTCGTTCTGATATGTTTTAGgatgtgtgtatttgtttttgttttattgcGCTGTTGGAGCGAGAAACAaacatttcgctgcacctgcaaaTCTGTGTAGCTAACGTCACGCGGCCAAATCTTTCATTTGATGCTCAACTGTGTGGCGGTGATGCTGATAATGATGAGAgaggaaaaacaagttttaatttcATGCCATCTTCACTTCTATTTATGACAAGTTGTGGAATTAAATAAGTAAATGTACTCGTAACTAACGCTATTCATTTGGGCTGTTAGCTTATCACGTGTGTCAACATGAGTAACGTTAGTTAGCAAACACGACTCATGAGTTGGCtggtttagctagctaacattttaGGCTTGACGACATTTCTACCTAGCTATTCTACACGATGTGCAACATATGGAAAATGTATTGTACAGACAATAAATACATATTCCTAGTGAGCATTGTTTACCTTATTCGTTGTGAAGAAATGTAGCTGGAGCGTTTGCAAAATGAGAGCTGTCGTTTCGGTAAAAACGCAATCAACGTGCGACTGTGCGCATGCGTTGAATGACCTGCGACATTTGGCTTCGGAAACACGTCGGAGAAACGTTCTCTAAAACATCGAGGTTTACAAGGAAGGTGAGATTGGGAAGTGCGCTGAAACTGGTATCGGGAAACGTTTATGTTTGACAGCTAGCGATGTGTACACATTTTATTGTTTTAAATAAGTATAGTATTAGTTAAACACGTGTTGACTGGCTAAATAATGGCCAGCCAGCTAGCAAGCAACGTGACTAACTAACCTGGCTGTATCTTATGGCCAAACCCACAAAAGGTTGCTGACAATGTTCGCTGAAATACTTTCCCCTCCCCATAGCCAGTGATGTCGTGTTTCAGTGGAGATCCCAACTTCTGTCCTGAGTGTGGGAACGTACTGCCTCTACCTGGGCTGCAGAACACAGTCTCCTGTCCCCGCTGTGCATTCAGTTTACCTGTCAGCGGTGAGGATGGCCTGTGTTGTTGTCATCAGTCAGATGTCCCTGTTATAAATCATGTTGTAGCCTACTAACAGACAGAATAGTTATCCAAAGGGGGcttaccagtctgtttgtgctttcATGCCAATTGCTTGTCACATCGgggactcccgagtggcgcagcagtctaaggcactgcatctcagtgctcgaggCGTCACAACAGACCCCAGTTtggttccaggctgtatcacaaccggccgtgattgggagtcccatagggcggcgcacaattggcccagcgtcgtccgggtttggccggtgtagacgtccgtgtacatttttatttatttattttatttcacctttatttatgcaggtaagctagttgagaacaagttctcatttacaacggcgacctggccaagataaagcaaagcagtgcgacaaaaacaacaacacagagttacacatggaataaatatgtgtagtcaataacacaatagaaaaaaaataaagtctatatacagtgtgtgaaatTGCGTGAGGAAGTAAGGCAATAAAGAaggccatagtagtgaagtaattacaatttagtaaattaacactggagtgatagatgagcagatggtgatgtgcaagtcGAAATACTGGTGCAactaagactttgttcttaattgacctgCGTGGTTAAATAAAATCAAAATCATCATGCCAAGCAGGCTTGACCAGGATGAGCAATGGAGTTGGCTAGagcacacacacatctgacaCCAGACAGTTTCCTTTATCAATCTTATATTTTCATAAGTATGTGACCCACGATGTAACTGTGTTTTTGTGTCGTCGTTTTCAGAATTTTCAGGTCAAGAGATCAGGTCTTCTGTTGTCTTTAATCCTCTCGAAGCGTCCTCTGTTGCTGTGGAAGAGGAGGACTCGGAACTCAAGGGGGCTGTGGTAGGAATTAATCCTATTCATGAAATGATCAATGGTCCCATTTTTAAAAGTAGAGAAATCAAATTGAAACATGGAGTGACAGGGTAATGGTATACTTTATCAATACTCGAGAAACTCCATTTAGGCTATGTTCTGTCAGTAACCTCTAGAAATCTACACAACGTAACTGTGTAATAATACTAcggttatatattttttattttacctttatttaactaggcaagtcagttaagaacaaattcttattttcagtgggttaactgcctgttcagaggcagaacgacagatttgcaccttgtcaggtcgggatttgaacttgcaaccttccggttactagtccaacgctctaaccactaggctaccgaccCCATATATCAATGTATGTTCCGTCTATAACCTCCTCAAACTCTTGCATTCTAGATTGACAGACGCTGCTCTCGCTGCAATAAAGAAGGGATGGTTTATCACACCAGACAAATGAGATCTGCAGATGAAGGACAGACGGTCTTCTTCACCTGTATACACTGCAGGTACCTCtcactaaccctaatcctaaccaatTCACCAAGGCTATTCTGAGCCTGTTCTCACCACCAGATTCATCAATCTATTCTGAGCCTGTTCTCACCACCAGATTCATCAATCTATTCTGAGCCTGTTCTCACCACCAGATTCATACAATCTATTCTGGGCCTGTTCTGACCACCAGATTCATCAATCTATTCTGAGCCTGTTCTCACCACCAGATTCATACAATCTATTCTGGGCCTGTTCTCACCACCAGATTCATCAATCTATTCTGAGCCTGTTCTCACCAACAGATTCATACAATCTATTCCATTTTATGTTGTTCTGCAACACACTATGACAAGCACTTTACCCCACAAACTTTGTGTAGTCCACATGTTAATTTGTGACTGGATATGTTATGATTTAATTTCTGAATTCAGATATCAGGAGAAAGAAGACTCCTGAGAAGAGATCGAGATGCTTCCTCATTCCCTTGGACCGCCATCaatattctcctcctctcctctcttttgtcTGTAAACAAGAATGTGTTTGATCTATGTAATGCAAACTTGAGTTCTTATTGGAGAAAGCACAATTGGTATGCTATTCCTTGCTCTTCGTTACTTGTAATGAGGCTTAGGATAGTCGCTCCGGGGTGCTAAGCATTTCAATGGTTTGCCTTTACTGCATCAGATAGATTGCAGCTGCAGCATTTGGAATGAGGGTTGAATACTGATGTCTGATGTTTGTCTGCGGAGATTTTCAAGTGTGATTTGTGTGATTAAAATATTTTTCTTTCGAACATGTTTGGTTGCTTTTCTCCTTTCTACCCTTTTGTCAACAATGACAGTGAATTTGCCTCAACATACATAATGTTTACAACTGTGTATATTAACAAAATAATTGTTTGTCTCTATTTAAGTTAAAAAAATACAACATTTATATTTCACTGTGATGTTGAGTGCGGCAAAAGCACTTGCTCCAATCTGAAGGCTCCCCTTGTGGAGGTCTGAATCACGTGGCCATCCAACATGGCGTCAATAACCTTTTTGTTAACTTGGAAGATGCTGAATTTGTTGGGACTTTGTAGATTTCTAGGAATTATTTAGGCCATTTCTGATAACCCTCAGGTAAAACATTCTCCTTGATAgtttttacaaaaaaatgtaaatgcttGTTTAAACTGCAAAATCCTGTGAAAACACTTTCAACCTtgtattagctagctaatgttctATACATCAGACTTACGTCATGAGTGGAGCTATGCTAGAGGAGGAGCAACTACCAATCATCTCCCGCTTCTTCTTCTTGTCCTTAGCAGAAGATGACGCTGTGCGTGCAGTTACAATGCAAGAACCTCCATGAGTATTTGAATGGAGTCGAGCCCTGAGATCATGGACCCGGGTGTACAACCATGTGGCCACATGTCTAGCTTTCTACATGTGCAGGATCAGTCCATTTCACAATCCTACTAAAGTAACTTTAAAATATGACATgcaagttttttttattttatttaacttggcaagtcagttaagaacaaattcttaattacaaagactgcctaccggggaacagcgaacaccttgttcaggagcagagcgacatatttttaccttgtcaactcgaggatccaatccagcaacctttcggttactggcccaacgctctaaccactaggctacttacaAATGAATCTGTAATG comes from Oncorhynchus gorbuscha isolate QuinsamMale2020 ecotype Even-year linkage group LG24, OgorEven_v1.0, whole genome shotgun sequence and encodes:
- the polr1h gene encoding DNA-directed RNA polymerase I subunit RPA12, with protein sequence MTCDIWLRKHVGETFSKTSRFTRKPVMSCFSGDPNFCPECGNVLPLPGLQNTVSCPRCAFSLPVSEFSGQEIRSSVVFNPLEASSVAVEEEDSELKGAVIDRRCSRCNKEGMVYHTRQMRSADEGQTVFFTCIHCRYQEKEDS